Sequence from the Erythrolamprus reginae isolate rEryReg1 chromosome 2, rEryReg1.hap1, whole genome shotgun sequence genome:
AGGGATGTGCTAAATTTCATCATAGAAAAGTATGGCATGGCATGTGATTTACAAATTACAATGATCATAGTTTTGAAGAGGCTGCATTAAAGCTGATTGCTGGAATCAGGAAATAAATAAGGTAGAACTTGGCTGTCTGATCTGTCAACAGATGAAGGAAAATAAGCAGCAGACAATTTACAAGGTCACGACACTAAATGTTGATTGACTAGTGTTGTGAAAGCAGCTGGACAATATTTCATTATAAGGCTATGCCGCTGGACAGAGGACATGAGGAGAAAAAGGTGCTTTTCATTTCCATATTATTGGTTGGCAAGGAGATTCTTGCTTGGTTTCCTGCCATAAATTGTGGTAGCATAAAGTCAGCAGATCATTTAGTGCAGGATGTCCAGGGGAGAAAATGGGCAGATGTCCTAATAGTTTGACAACCTTCCCCTGTGCAATAAATGATCCAGGAACAGGCTCACTGGAGCAAGATGGACGTTCTTCTTCAGTGGCATGAGTTACTACTAATGTGATTTTTatcatggtttttttccccttttagtcATCTAGTGATGTACTGTATTCTGTCCTACGGGATCTGCGGGACATTGAACAGCAGAAGAGGTAAGCCATTAATTCTCTTAAAGCCCAGAGCTTTCTCTCCCCCACTTCATAATTCTAATGGAAAATTTTGCTTTGAGTCCCTAAAATGCATTTTGCACTTGTGGGACCCAGAATCCAGCTTTTTAATGCTGAAAAATTTTGGCTGACAGTAATTACAGGATCCGTTCTTTTGGTTTCCCAAAAGTTCTTGCTCATTTATGGAGCAACCTTGGTCCAGCTAATTACTTCACAAATGTATCAAGGTGTTAGAGGACCATTTATGTTACTTATTTGACAGAAAAGTgagattaaaatataataaagtgTAATTTTGGCCAGATTTAAACCTCCATATGCAGTCAGAGGCCTAGTTCTGAAAGAAGATGGGCCACTGACATAACAAATAATATGCTATTGCAATGGCTAGTGTGAATAAACTGTCATGCATTAATAGAGCTTTTCTGTCACCAAATGGAACCATTTTCCCTGTTATCATGGGTAACACCTGGTGCCTGAATGAGGAATACAGTATTTAGTTTTATGAAATCCACATATTTATCAACATgccacctgttctgtctgggttcccccagacctcaacaccaactggaaagaacagccagacactctggtaaaagccaaaagtattttatagctggaaaaaataaacacagaggaaaacctgttcttcccaacagacaggctataatacgttacagcagagtcctgatgtccagacaatacagcaagcttctttctggcacccccccccccaaggtttcaatagtcaaaggcacaaaccaggattccaagacgccaaagttcacagccaggtcccaagactctcaaagataaaactccacaagccaggaagggtgggtctgccttttagcctttccaaagagcaccacacccaaacccagctgttgcctctttaatgctgaaagtacttagccaattgattccttctctgagtagctcttctctgtcgcagatcaattatggcttgtgcattttcctctaaggaatccaggctgcttgctggggagagctccctctggtggaactctggctgtcctccctcttcttcagcctgggattcctcctcctcgtctgcctgcacctcctgttcctcagcctctccctctgagctggaaaccgacagaagatcagccattccctgaggggcctcagacggaaccacaacaccacccAACATTCAGGATGCCAGATTATTACAGGAAAATTCTGATTTCCCCTTAGGTTTATATTATTAGATCTGAGAATACATTTTTGCCTTTCTATATTTTGCATTATTTCCCTCTTTAAGCTTAAGAAATGCCTTAATTTCTAAAGGAAAGAAATAACGTCTCTTAACATATTATTCTCGCTGTGTAAATCTTTGGATTCCACTGCATGTTTCTGTCTTGAATGAGGTTACTTAATTGCCTTCTGCTTCAAATTTGACTACTTTATCTTCTCTAAGCTTCTTTAAAATAACTTTGTCTTGatccacttgtgtgtgtgtgtgtgtgtgtgtgtgtgtctatttcAGAGTGCTAGTCCTGGATACCAAGATCCTGGTAATGTCCCACAATCTCCCTGCTCGACTCTTCCCACAGTGGAGCTATAAAGTGTTGAATCTACCGGAGAGATACCTGAACTATGAGACTTCTCATGAGGAGCCGGTGGAGGCTACCATCTCTGAATGCCTCACTGCACTTTTGAAACTGGGCAAACATTTGCTAAAGTATCCCAAGGTATAActtcttctccagttctttccaGAATGACCTTGAAAACTCCTTAAACCTCTTCCATGTCTATGGTTACCACCTGGGGCTTGAAACGGTGTTGGTAGCAGATGATTCACTCTCTGAGACCCACTTCCTATACATCTAAAGTCTTACGCACTAATTGGTTTTCTTCATTAAATGCAATAAAATTGAGGTGTGTTATTGGTACTGCTCATTGGGGGTTTGGGACAAGATGGAAGTTGTGCATAGCAAGAGTTCCAGGAAggaaaagtcttcggagaggggcctaACTTTATAGAGGTGGGAAGGGAGACACAGAGTCTGCAGCCATAGGAACCTATGTCTCTAGCATCTTTTCCTCCAAGAGTCTCCAGCAGTTAAGACATAGCTCAGGAGATTTGAAGTATGGAAAGGTGGTTCCTGGTGTTTGGGACAACTTAAAAGCTGTAAAGGGATCTCCAAACCCCCATACCTCTTGGTCTTTACCATGGGCAGAATTAAGTAGGAAAGGCACTGGAGGCAGATGTCTGGTTTGTGAAGGCTCAGGACCGTTCTGCCCAAAAAGCCTGCCTTGCGCAAGCGGCCTCGAGTTGCCCACCCTCTAACGGGGAAGAGAGGATTGGGGCAGGTGGCTTTCCCAAGGCTGCTTGCTTTGCCGATGTGGGGTTGTCCCCACCTTCTGGTCACCTTACATTCGGGCTGCACTAACATTacactttgatattgaggtgggggccgaAAACTATTGTCCTGCGGACTGCAGTTGTCCTGCAGGCCGCAAGTTTGAGATCCCTGCTCTAACCCTTAACAGAGTGGAATTATCATAGCACCGACAACCTCTACAACTATTTGATTGATGCTCCTATTCCTGCCCAGTCTCAGCTTTCAAAGGAAGTAGAGGTGTTGCTTTTGCattgtattagaaacatagaaacatagaagactgacggcagaaaaagacctcatggtccatctagtctgcccttatactatttcctgtattttatcttacaatggatatgtttatcccaggcatgtttaaattcagttactgtggatttaccaaccacgtctgctggaagtttgttccaaggatctactactctttcagtaaaataatattttctcatgttgcctttgatcattcccccaactaacttcagattgtgtccccttgttcttgtgttcactttcctattaaaaacacttccctcctggaccttatttaaccctttaacatatttaaatgttttgatcatgtccccccttttccttctgtcctccagactatacagattgagttcattaagtctttcctgatacgttttatgcttaagaccttccaccattcttgtagcccgtctttggagctaGAATTTCCCCCCCACAATGGGGTATGGCACAAAAACATTTTTCACTGTGTTTATTTGCACTTTCTGGACTGTGGAAAATTATCTGACTAGATGCTGATGCTTCTCTCACCTTCAGAGCCCTAAGAATTTACCAGATCATTTATTGGAAAAAGTCCCAGAGTTCATTGTTCCCCAAGACACTATTGGTTCCCTCCTGGAGTGTCAAGAGTTATTGAGTCCAGCTCAGTTCCTGGATTTATTTGAGTTTCCTCTGAATATCCAGATGGACTCAGGTATGTGGTAAACTGAACCTGAAGGTAGGAGGAAGAACTATGGCAATTTTTCACTGTTTGACATTAAAACAGGGTTGAGGAACCAGAGGATTGAAATACTACAGATCATCATATTCCAACTCATTACTGGCTACGTTGGTAGGATTTATAGTTGATCATCTGGAGAACCATATGCCTTAAGATGATCATTGCATAAAGTTGTCATCAGCCTAATTTGGGAGCCAAATTAAGCAGCAGCAGTAAGGTATTACATCCTGAAATCAATCCACATGCTACTGGGGGATTTTCACATTAAGCAGAATGAAAGATCATGAAAAGATTTACCAAATCCACTTGGATAATCAGCAATGGCAGGCTGGGAGAAAAAACCCCACACTAGTAGTTATGTT
This genomic interval carries:
- the LOC139158601 gene encoding testis-expressed protein 47-like isoform X1 yields the protein MLRFNAGTLALGKHKKGTEKWGKWDESPDEEERTSFLNQLLLDRVIHGAEDTKSLLHRLIFLAKISPDLADKRYLAEYWEQLFLNLQRQYCQGVGVTGLLLLYPTYIIHILESSSDVLYSVLRDLRDIEQQKRVLVLDTKILVMSHNLPARLFPQWSYKVLNLPERYLNYETSHEEPVEATISECLTALLKLGKHLLKYPKSPKNLPDHLLEKVPEFIVPQDTIGSLLECQELLSPAQFLDLFEFPLNIQMDSDNLHFLSDRLKLHLDWADLKEVLKEKKSL
- the LOC139158601 gene encoding testis-expressed protein 47-like isoform X2, which codes for MLRFNAGTLALGKHKKGTEKWGKWDESPDEEERTSFLNQLLLDRVIHGAEDTKSLLHRLIFLAKISPDLADKRYLAEYWEQLFLNLQRQYCQGVGVTGLLLLYPTYIIHILESSSDVLYSVLRDLRDIEQQKRVLVLDTKILVMSHNLPARLFPQWSYKVLNLPERYLNYETSHEEPVEATISECLTALLKLGKHLLKYPKSPKNLPDHLLEKVPEFIVPQDTIGSLLECQELLSPAQFLDLFEFPLNIQMDSGFVFRSDNPDSV